From a region of the Myxococcaceae bacterium JPH2 genome:
- a CDS encoding HEAT repeat domain-containing protein, producing the protein MWPSTAFLLCLLLAPWAASAQTDTRIAFLGRQLGQGKDPRTRSQAALVLGATEDPEAVPVLCSGLHDPSELVRSAVAKGLGALLEPAGLTCLQDHKGEADAGVQAVVADAIQALKTYQARAPRLYLAVDAVKDRTGTLSADLVKVTETRLRSRLMRKGAWLAPAREAKAAAKGILKKWGVHGYRITAEIQATENGGLRIGIVCMSYPELTLMGQVEVHAAGAPAADLLKALIPKAIEEAADTFEWSSET; encoded by the coding sequence ATGTGGCCGTCCACCGCCTTTCTTCTCTGTCTCCTGCTCGCGCCGTGGGCCGCCTCCGCGCAGACGGACACGCGCATCGCCTTCCTCGGGCGCCAGCTCGGGCAGGGAAAGGACCCCCGTACCCGTTCGCAGGCGGCCCTCGTGCTGGGCGCCACGGAGGACCCCGAGGCGGTGCCGGTGCTCTGCTCGGGGCTTCATGATCCGAGTGAGCTGGTGCGCTCGGCGGTGGCCAAGGGGCTCGGGGCGCTGCTGGAGCCGGCGGGCCTGACGTGCCTCCAGGATCACAAGGGCGAGGCGGACGCGGGAGTGCAAGCCGTGGTGGCGGACGCCATCCAGGCCCTGAAGACCTATCAAGCGCGCGCGCCTCGCCTGTACCTGGCGGTGGACGCGGTGAAGGACCGGACGGGCACGCTGTCCGCGGACCTGGTGAAGGTCACGGAGACGCGCCTGCGCTCCCGGCTGATGCGCAAAGGGGCATGGTTGGCGCCTGCGCGCGAGGCCAAGGCGGCGGCCAAGGGCATCCTGAAGAAGTGGGGCGTGCACGGCTACCGCATCACCGCCGAGATCCAAGCAACGGAGAACGGCGGGCTGAGAATCGGCATTGTCTGCATGAGCTATCCCGAGCTGACGTTGATGGGGCAGGTAGAGGTCCATGCCGCGGGTGCGCCGGCCGCGGATCTCCTCAAGGCGCTCATCCCGAAAGCCATCGAGGAAGCGGCGGACACCTTCGAGTGGAGCAGCGAGACATGA
- a CDS encoding bifunctional riboflavin kinase/FAD synthetase, with protein MKVFHSVPEAGHQLAGQALALGNFDGVHLGHQALFAEARRQGPAAALTFLPHPGKVLQPELAPKLITLLPRKLELFEACGLSAAVVQPFSREYARVSPSDFEAALLDGLKVSHLVVGGDFTYGAARGGTVATLREAAARRGAQVHVVPVVNVDGVVASSSKVREYILEGRVSAARRLLGRPFDLDGTVVSGAGRGRTIGFPTANVDTQNELRPAPGVYAIRVRLTAEPNGPWRPGAANIGVKPTFGGSEVTIEAHLLDFSGDLYGQELRVQFLERLRPEQRFGSAAELVGQIKRDVEAARAVIARADG; from the coding sequence ATGAAGGTCTTCCACTCGGTGCCGGAGGCCGGGCACCAGCTCGCTGGGCAGGCGCTCGCGCTGGGCAACTTCGATGGCGTCCACCTGGGCCACCAGGCGCTCTTCGCGGAGGCGCGCCGGCAGGGTCCCGCCGCGGCGCTCACCTTCCTGCCCCATCCTGGCAAGGTGCTGCAGCCGGAGCTGGCGCCCAAGCTCATCACCCTGTTGCCGCGCAAGCTGGAGCTGTTCGAGGCGTGCGGCTTGTCCGCGGCCGTGGTCCAGCCTTTCTCGCGCGAGTATGCGCGGGTATCCCCCTCGGACTTCGAGGCGGCGCTGTTGGATGGGCTGAAGGTCTCGCACCTGGTGGTCGGGGGTGACTTCACGTACGGCGCCGCGCGAGGCGGAACGGTGGCCACGCTGCGCGAGGCGGCCGCGCGCCGAGGTGCCCAGGTCCACGTGGTCCCGGTGGTGAATGTGGACGGCGTGGTGGCCTCGTCGTCCAAGGTGCGCGAGTACATCCTGGAGGGTCGGGTGAGCGCCGCGCGTCGGCTGCTCGGCCGCCCGTTCGACCTGGACGGCACGGTCGTCTCGGGCGCCGGGCGGGGGCGCACCATTGGCTTCCCCACCGCCAACGTGGACACTCAGAACGAGCTGCGCCCCGCGCCGGGGGTGTACGCCATCCGTGTGCGCCTGACGGCGGAACCCAACGGTCCCTGGCGCCCGGGCGCGGCGAACATCGGTGTGAAGCCCACCTTCGGCGGCTCCGAGGTGACGATCGAAGCGCACCTGCTGGACTTCAGTGGGGACCTGTACGGCCAGGAGCTGCGCGTGCAGTTCCTGGAGCGGCTGCGCCCCGAGCAGCGCTTCGGCTCCGCCGCGGAGTTGGTGGGGCAGATCAAGCGCGATGTCGAGGCCGCACGCGCCGTGATTGCCCGCGCCGACGGCTGA
- a CDS encoding signal protein gives MTTTSTAPGAPPRRRWRNYLLDASFQLKLTAYIVGVSLVLAALLGVFLVRAANSLMRETSTAVEARSRAAEVSRELSGATLSNELLTHMADPSFEAKFREQARLIDASYEAERSAIVAQRAELEHHQRMTWWVLGGCLLGFIVVVAMGTIVVTHRVAGPLFRIKRMVGDVADGRLRPPPYGLRDGDELRDVFDATLGMVQRLRTLQEEDARVLAHALAQARKSGASGEWVDALSALEARYRERLAR, from the coding sequence ATGACGACGACGAGCACCGCGCCCGGTGCACCCCCCCGGCGGCGCTGGCGCAACTATCTCCTCGACGCGAGCTTCCAGCTCAAGCTCACCGCGTACATCGTCGGGGTGTCCCTGGTGCTGGCGGCGCTCTTGGGCGTGTTCCTGGTGCGCGCGGCCAACTCGCTGATGCGAGAGACGTCCACGGCGGTCGAGGCGCGCTCGCGCGCGGCGGAGGTGAGCCGCGAGCTGTCCGGCGCGACGCTGTCCAACGAGCTGCTGACGCACATGGCTGACCCCTCCTTCGAGGCGAAGTTCCGCGAGCAGGCGCGGCTCATCGATGCCAGCTACGAAGCTGAGCGGTCCGCCATCGTCGCCCAGCGCGCCGAGCTGGAGCACCACCAGCGGATGACCTGGTGGGTGTTGGGCGGCTGCCTGCTGGGCTTCATCGTGGTGGTGGCCATGGGCACCATCGTCGTGACGCACCGGGTGGCCGGCCCCTTGTTCCGCATCAAGCGCATGGTGGGCGACGTGGCCGACGGCCGCCTGCGTCCGCCACCCTACGGCCTGCGTGATGGTGACGAGCTGCGAGACGTGTTCGACGCCACGCTCGGCATGGTGCAGCGCCTGCGCACCTTGCAGGAGGAGGACGCGCGGGTGCTGGCGCACGCGCTGGCTCAGGCGCGCAAGTCCGGTGCGTCGGGTGAGTGGGTGGATGCACTGAGCGCGCTGGAGGCGCGTTACCGGGAACGGCTGGCGCGGTGA
- a CDS encoding diguanylate cyclase: protein MGDGDRKKTQEVTRRSPPGNEFMGRTVLLVDDDPAQLAHVRDGLSPYGYTFREANNGAQALSAIRESRPDLILMDVEMPGLGGVEVCRIVKANAGEGGFGFIPIILMTARQAAGKVEGLELGADDYLVKPFDMLELGARVKSMLRLKVLQDALVEKNRELDKANKELARKREELLALSRTDALTGLFNRRYFEERMNEEFLRARRYQSHLSLVMLDIDHFKRINDTFGHPFGDEVLKAVAQTARSRLREVDLLARYGGEEFIALLPEAAPTDALRACERVREAIENLEVVHPSADGTRQSVRLTASLGLATVPATDLPSAETLLRAADASLYEAKGAGRNRVHQHPGGLT, encoded by the coding sequence ATGGGAGACGGCGACAGGAAGAAGACGCAGGAGGTCACCCGTCGATCACCGCCCGGCAACGAGTTCATGGGTCGCACCGTGTTGCTGGTGGACGATGACCCGGCCCAGCTCGCCCATGTCCGCGACGGCCTGTCCCCCTACGGCTACACCTTTCGCGAGGCGAACAACGGCGCCCAGGCGCTGTCCGCCATCCGCGAGAGCCGGCCCGACCTCATCCTGATGGACGTGGAGATGCCCGGGCTGGGCGGCGTGGAGGTGTGCCGCATCGTCAAGGCGAACGCGGGCGAGGGCGGCTTCGGCTTCATCCCCATCATCCTGATGACGGCGCGGCAGGCGGCCGGCAAGGTGGAGGGGCTGGAGCTGGGCGCGGACGACTACCTGGTGAAGCCCTTCGACATGCTGGAGCTGGGCGCGCGGGTGAAGTCCATGCTGCGCCTGAAGGTGCTGCAGGACGCGCTGGTGGAGAAGAACCGCGAGTTGGACAAGGCCAACAAGGAGCTGGCGCGCAAGCGCGAGGAGTTGCTCGCGCTCAGCCGCACGGACGCGCTCACGGGCCTGTTCAACCGGCGATATTTCGAGGAGCGGATGAACGAGGAGTTCCTCCGCGCGCGGCGCTACCAGTCCCACCTGTCGCTGGTGATGCTGGACATCGACCACTTCAAGCGCATCAACGACACCTTCGGGCACCCCTTCGGAGATGAGGTGCTCAAGGCCGTGGCCCAGACGGCGCGCTCGCGGCTGCGCGAGGTGGATCTGCTGGCGCGCTATGGCGGCGAGGAGTTCATCGCCCTGCTCCCCGAGGCCGCTCCCACCGATGCCCTGCGCGCGTGCGAGCGCGTGCGCGAGGCCATCGAGAACCTGGAGGTCGTGCACCCGAGCGCGGACGGGACGCGACAGAGCGTCCGCCTGACCGCATCCCTGGGGCTGGCGACCGTGCCCGCCACGGACCTGCCCAGTGCGGAGACGCTGCTGCGCGCCGCCGACGCGAGCCTCTACGAAGCCAAGGGCGCGGGCCGCAATCGCGTCCACCAGCATCCGGGCGGCCTCACCTGA
- the alaS gene encoding alanine--tRNA ligase, with translation MPSALTASQIREAFLAFFEERGHRRVASSSLVPANDPTLLFTNAGMVQFKDVFTGREKRDYSRATTSQKCVRAGGKHNDLDNVGYTARHHTFFEMLGNFSFGDYFKADAIAYGWEFVTKTLGLSTARLAVTVFNGEGGIPWDEEAYELWAKQGVARDRIYKLGLKDNFWAMGETGPCGPCSEIHYHQGDDIPCVEEAQGNKCQGVACDCDRWLEIWNLVFMQFERKEKDAPLIPLPKPSIDTGAGLERIASVVQGKRSNYDTDLFQSIISTVSSLTGTAYTQEGGASMRVVADHARATAFLVADGVQPFNEGRGYVLRRIMRRAIRHGDTQLGLKELFFYKVVERVIEVMGDTYPELRESRSFILEVTKHEEEGFRKTLHRGLKLIDEELGRLQQRGETVLSGKVVFLLHGTYGFPWDLTQIIARERGYDVDLEGYKKEAEEEASRSGFSGSGQKAVGEVYQKLLANLGPTEFLGYTGEGHEGEGSIRAIVQDGVEVMQASAGAKVEIIIDRTPFYGESGGQVGDTGRIVGHGGKAVARVLDAQRPVQGLIVHSTEVAEGTLKVGDMVQTSVDVERRKAIRANHSATHLLHKALKLVLGEHVKQAGSVVAPESLRFDFSNFSPATMEQLEQVEDLVNSWIRDNAEAQTRIMAIEDAKKSGAVAMFGEKYGDTVRVVTVHPESTELCGGTHVRRSGDIGLFKVVSESGVASGVRRIVAVTGVGALQHVREQEHELRKAAELLKTSPKDIAKRIEATQKRAKELERKVEEVSVKAQTAGSKDLLEQAREVNGMKVLATRVDPADDKVFRGMADQLRDRIRSGVVAIGGEKDGRAIILVAATKDVVARGISAGDLVREMAKEVGGKGGGKADMAQAGGPDPSKLPAALDKLYELVKGAGPA, from the coding sequence ATGCCTTCCGCCCTCACCGCCTCCCAGATTCGCGAGGCGTTCCTCGCGTTCTTCGAAGAGCGGGGCCACCGCCGAGTGGCCTCCTCTTCGCTGGTGCCCGCCAACGATCCGACCCTGCTCTTCACCAACGCCGGCATGGTGCAGTTCAAGGACGTCTTCACCGGCCGCGAGAAGCGCGACTACAGCCGCGCCACCACGTCGCAGAAGTGCGTGCGCGCGGGCGGCAAGCACAACGACCTCGACAACGTGGGCTACACCGCCCGGCACCACACGTTCTTCGAGATGCTCGGCAACTTCTCCTTCGGCGACTACTTCAAGGCCGACGCCATCGCGTACGGCTGGGAGTTCGTGACGAAGACGCTGGGCCTCTCGACGGCGCGGCTCGCCGTCACCGTGTTCAACGGCGAGGGCGGCATCCCGTGGGACGAAGAGGCCTATGAGCTATGGGCCAAGCAGGGCGTCGCGCGCGACCGCATCTACAAGCTCGGGCTCAAGGACAACTTCTGGGCCATGGGCGAGACTGGCCCGTGCGGCCCGTGCTCTGAAATCCACTACCACCAGGGCGATGACATCCCCTGCGTGGAGGAGGCCCAGGGCAACAAGTGCCAGGGCGTCGCGTGTGACTGCGACCGGTGGCTCGAAATCTGGAACCTCGTGTTCATGCAGTTCGAGCGCAAGGAGAAGGACGCCCCGCTCATCCCGCTGCCTAAGCCGTCCATCGACACGGGCGCCGGCCTGGAGCGCATCGCCTCGGTCGTGCAGGGCAAGCGCTCCAACTACGACACCGACCTCTTCCAGAGCATCATCTCCACCGTCAGCAGCCTGACGGGCACCGCGTACACGCAAGAGGGCGGCGCCTCCATGCGCGTGGTAGCGGACCACGCGCGCGCCACGGCGTTCCTGGTGGCCGATGGCGTCCAGCCCTTCAACGAGGGCCGCGGCTATGTCCTGCGCCGCATCATGCGCCGCGCGATACGCCACGGCGACACTCAGCTCGGCCTGAAGGAGCTGTTCTTCTACAAGGTCGTGGAGCGCGTCATCGAGGTGATGGGTGATACCTACCCGGAGCTGCGCGAGAGCCGCAGCTTCATCCTCGAGGTCACGAAGCACGAGGAGGAGGGCTTCCGCAAGACGCTCCACCGCGGTCTGAAGCTCATCGACGAGGAGCTGGGTCGGCTGCAGCAACGCGGCGAGACGGTGCTCTCCGGCAAGGTCGTCTTCCTGCTGCACGGCACCTACGGCTTCCCGTGGGACCTCACGCAGATCATCGCGCGCGAGCGCGGCTACGACGTGGACCTCGAGGGTTACAAGAAGGAGGCCGAGGAAGAGGCCAGCCGATCAGGCTTCTCGGGCTCGGGACAGAAGGCGGTCGGCGAGGTCTACCAGAAGCTGCTGGCGAACCTGGGCCCCACCGAGTTCCTCGGCTACACCGGCGAGGGCCACGAGGGCGAGGGCAGCATCCGCGCCATCGTGCAGGACGGCGTGGAGGTGATGCAGGCGTCGGCTGGCGCGAAGGTCGAGATCATCATCGACCGCACGCCCTTCTACGGCGAGTCCGGCGGTCAGGTGGGCGACACCGGCCGCATCGTGGGGCATGGCGGCAAGGCAGTGGCCCGCGTGCTGGACGCGCAGCGCCCGGTGCAGGGCCTCATCGTCCACTCGACCGAGGTCGCCGAGGGCACGCTCAAGGTCGGCGACATGGTGCAGACGTCGGTGGACGTGGAGCGCCGCAAGGCCATCCGCGCGAACCACTCCGCCACGCACCTGCTGCACAAGGCGCTCAAGCTCGTCCTGGGCGAGCACGTGAAGCAGGCCGGCTCGGTGGTTGCCCCGGAGTCGCTGCGCTTCGACTTCTCCAACTTCTCGCCCGCCACGATGGAGCAGCTCGAGCAGGTCGAGGACCTGGTCAACAGCTGGATCCGCGACAACGCCGAGGCGCAGACGCGCATCATGGCGATCGAGGACGCGAAGAAGTCCGGCGCGGTGGCGATGTTCGGTGAGAAGTACGGCGACACGGTGCGCGTCGTCACCGTGCATCCGGAGTCCACCGAGCTGTGCGGCGGTACGCACGTGCGGCGCAGCGGCGACATCGGACTGTTCAAGGTGGTGAGCGAGAGCGGCGTGGCCTCGGGCGTGCGGCGCATCGTGGCCGTCACGGGCGTGGGCGCGCTCCAGCACGTGCGCGAGCAGGAGCACGAGCTGCGCAAGGCCGCCGAGCTGCTGAAGACCTCGCCCAAGGACATCGCCAAGCGCATCGAGGCGACGCAGAAGCGGGCGAAGGAGCTGGAGCGCAAGGTGGAGGAGGTCTCCGTCAAGGCGCAGACGGCCGGCAGCAAGGACCTGTTGGAGCAAGCGCGCGAAGTGAACGGCATGAAGGTGCTGGCCACGCGCGTGGATCCGGCGGACGACAAGGTCTTCCGCGGCATGGCGGATCAGCTCCGCGACCGCATCCGCTCGGGCGTGGTGGCCATCGGCGGCGAGAAGGATGGCCGCGCCATCATCCTGGTGGCGGCGACCAAGGACGTGGTGGCCCGGGGCATCAGCGCGGGTGACCTCGTGCGCGAGATGGCCAAGGAAGTGGGCGGCAAGGGCGGCGGCAAGGCGGACATGGCTCAGGCCGGCGGTCCGGATCCGTCCAAGCTGCCCGCGGCGCTCGACAAGCTGTACGAGCTGGTGAAGGGCGCGGGCCCGGCGTGA
- a CDS encoding tRNA (guanine-N7)-methyltransferase: protein MPRPPLLPDPVGLKFVTLDTPPDWDAEFGFTGPLELEIGSGAGGHALEYCRRNPTVRFVAFEWRKKYARDTQSRGEKLGLKNLRVIESDARFVVPRIFASGSLSCIHLQFPDPWWKRSHAKRAVIQPEFTQLLLDKLAPGGRFDMRTDVQDRGVTMLSILESSGFQNPLGSGVFHPYDPEEVPSTRERRYLASGEPVYRARLVKPG, encoded by the coding sequence ATGCCCCGCCCTCCTCTGCTGCCCGACCCGGTCGGACTCAAGTTCGTCACCCTGGACACCCCCCCGGACTGGGATGCCGAGTTCGGCTTCACCGGCCCCCTGGAGCTGGAGATTGGCTCGGGCGCCGGAGGGCACGCGCTGGAGTACTGCCGCCGCAATCCCACCGTGCGCTTCGTCGCCTTCGAGTGGCGCAAGAAGTACGCGCGCGACACCCAGTCCCGCGGCGAGAAGCTCGGCCTGAAGAACCTGCGCGTCATCGAGTCCGACGCCCGCTTCGTCGTCCCGCGCATCTTCGCGTCCGGCTCCCTGTCCTGCATCCACCTCCAGTTCCCGGACCCCTGGTGGAAGCGCTCGCATGCCAAGCGCGCCGTCATCCAGCCCGAGTTCACCCAGCTCCTCCTGGACAAGCTCGCCCCCGGCGGCCGCTTCGACATGCGCACCGACGTCCAGGACCGCGGGGTCACCATGCTCTCCATCCTGGAATCCTCAGGATTCCAGAACCCCTTGGGTTCCGGCGTTTTCCATCCTTATGACCCGGAGGAGGTGCCCTCGACGCGCGAGCGGCGCTATCTGGCGAGCGGGGAGCCCGTCTACAGGGCACGGCTGGTGAAGCCCGGCTGA
- a CDS encoding cupredoxin domain-containing protein has product MRPFFSRIIKPWLAVAAAATIAALGASQQGCTKESGTAEKPSQPKVPEKRENGVRVVDLTVNEHGFEPSPVTLKQGEPVKLVVTRKTDQTCATELVMDEYHIDTKLPLDTPVEISFTPSKSGKLVYGCAMGKMVSGTFLVD; this is encoded by the coding sequence ATGCGCCCCTTCTTCTCTCGCATCATCAAGCCGTGGCTGGCGGTCGCCGCGGCGGCCACCATCGCGGCGCTGGGCGCCTCGCAGCAGGGTTGCACCAAGGAGTCCGGCACGGCGGAGAAGCCGAGTCAGCCGAAAGTGCCCGAGAAGCGCGAGAACGGCGTGCGCGTGGTGGACCTCACCGTGAACGAGCACGGCTTCGAGCCCAGCCCCGTGACGCTCAAGCAGGGCGAGCCCGTGAAGCTGGTGGTGACGCGCAAGACGGACCAGACGTGCGCCACCGAGCTGGTGATGGACGAGTACCACATCGACACCAAGCTCCCGCTCGACACGCCGGTGGAGATCTCCTTCACTCCGAGCAAGTCCGGCAAGCTGGTGTACGGCTGCGCGATGGGGAAGATGGTCTCCGGCACCTTCCTGGTGGACTGA
- a CDS encoding exonuclease — translation MGGAAELFTRHVFLDLETTGLDPRVDEIIEVGCIFFEQGREVERLGRLYAASRPLNLTIRRLTGLSDADLAGHPRFGTDAAELRERLAGWTVVAHNAPFEKGFLPDVLGPIQAPVLDSCELMHYLHPELPSHSLESLLRWAKLGVRQPHRALHDCEAVHAVLVQVMDACIAGGRGDDIADLLSTLDPRVATRRTGDATPFDEEERPLLELLTGLRDMCRQRPAPLALETQGFLRAKPERLRVGGPTARPEPEPDTPVLPVHLDEVTAVLGPEGAMEKRGDGFLSRPAQLDVAHAVARALSDGGHLAVEAGTGTGKSLAYLTPAALFAARNGRKVGVAPHTKTLQDQLLDKDLPRLHRATGGAFGYALLKGQSNYLCRRRALEATRVEPGMRHAARAPRAYLRAYLRRSGDGDLDKLSHWFRERFPVLLGLVPAVRSEAATTLGEKCPHHHRCFYHSAVAQAREADVLVINQSLAFAWPARYPKLEHLVLDEAHEVEDVATTALAVELSDSAFFRLTERLHGRDGRHGLFAELRRALSTTRRADSKTVMGEVESALQALLVEARDLGERITSLCEPASAVPGEDAEEGAYAPELRITATVRALPAWAPVQDGLQAVRGALQRLHLLLSVRMLEALPELAARMPSLERELSGANTELQELTVLAGELSGEAVDGRCYAATAEPRRQRWSVGAQPVDVSGYVSRDFAASKRTLVMASATLGTGEGFPFVLRRLGLDGRNEAPAPRLLRASTPFQLREQALVVLVTDAPRAHEEPFIDWAAGRVSGLAQVMGGRLLGLFASTRRLERVAREVQSRLEPHGIEVMRQSRGHSRSLAARQERDTGTVLLGTKSFWQGVDIPGRGVGCVFIDKLPLEPATRPLVAAREEPIAKGNEYLGFLHYRLPRALLLLRQGVGRLIRSASDRGIVIVADPGHASYRPHLMQALSGYRVEALPWAQARLLLHTELKEMGLTADSTRV, via the coding sequence ATGGGCGGCGCGGCGGAGCTCTTCACCCGACATGTCTTCCTCGACCTCGAAACGACGGGACTCGATCCCCGCGTCGACGAGATCATCGAGGTCGGCTGCATCTTCTTCGAGCAAGGCCGCGAGGTGGAGCGCCTCGGGCGCTTGTACGCCGCCTCTCGTCCTCTGAACCTCACCATCCGCCGGCTCACGGGCCTGAGCGATGCGGACCTCGCGGGACACCCTCGCTTCGGCACGGACGCGGCGGAGCTGCGCGAGCGGCTCGCCGGGTGGACGGTGGTGGCGCACAACGCGCCCTTCGAGAAGGGGTTCCTCCCGGACGTGCTGGGTCCCATCCAGGCGCCAGTGCTCGACTCGTGCGAGCTGATGCACTACCTGCATCCGGAGCTGCCCAGCCACTCGCTGGAGTCGCTGCTGCGCTGGGCGAAGCTGGGGGTACGCCAGCCACATCGCGCGCTGCATGACTGCGAAGCCGTGCACGCGGTGCTCGTGCAGGTGATGGACGCGTGCATCGCGGGCGGGCGTGGCGATGACATCGCGGATCTGCTCTCCACGTTGGATCCTCGCGTGGCCACGCGGCGCACCGGGGATGCGACGCCGTTCGACGAGGAGGAGCGCCCGCTGCTGGAGCTGCTCACGGGCTTGCGCGACATGTGTCGCCAGCGGCCCGCGCCCCTCGCGCTGGAGACCCAAGGGTTCCTGCGCGCGAAGCCCGAGCGGCTGCGCGTCGGAGGCCCCACGGCCCGCCCGGAGCCGGAGCCGGATACGCCGGTGCTGCCTGTCCACCTCGACGAGGTCACCGCCGTGCTCGGTCCCGAGGGCGCGATGGAGAAGCGCGGCGATGGCTTCCTCAGTCGCCCCGCGCAGCTCGACGTGGCGCACGCGGTGGCGCGCGCGCTGTCGGACGGCGGGCACCTGGCGGTCGAGGCCGGCACGGGCACGGGCAAGTCGCTCGCGTACCTCACGCCCGCCGCGCTGTTCGCCGCGCGCAATGGCCGCAAGGTGGGCGTCGCGCCGCACACGAAGACACTTCAGGACCAGCTCCTCGACAAGGACCTGCCGCGCCTTCACCGCGCCACCGGTGGCGCGTTCGGATACGCGCTGCTGAAGGGCCAGTCGAACTACCTGTGCCGGCGGCGCGCGCTGGAGGCCACGCGCGTGGAGCCGGGGATGCGCCATGCGGCTCGCGCGCCTCGGGCGTACCTGCGCGCGTACCTGCGCCGCAGCGGCGATGGAGACCTGGACAAGCTGAGCCACTGGTTCCGCGAGCGCTTCCCGGTGCTGTTGGGACTGGTGCCCGCGGTTCGCTCCGAGGCGGCGACGACGCTGGGCGAGAAGTGCCCGCATCACCACCGCTGCTTCTACCACTCGGCGGTGGCGCAGGCGCGCGAGGCGGATGTCCTCGTCATCAACCAGTCGCTCGCGTTCGCCTGGCCCGCTCGCTATCCGAAGCTGGAGCACCTGGTCCTCGACGAGGCGCACGAAGTGGAGGACGTGGCCACCACGGCGCTCGCCGTGGAGCTGTCCGACTCCGCCTTCTTCCGACTCACCGAGCGACTCCACGGCCGAGACGGACGACACGGCCTGTTCGCCGAGCTGCGCCGGGCCTTGAGCACCACGCGACGCGCGGACTCGAAAACGGTGATGGGCGAGGTCGAGAGCGCACTCCAGGCCCTGCTCGTCGAAGCGCGCGACCTGGGCGAGCGCATCACGTCCCTGTGCGAGCCGGCCTCCGCCGTTCCAGGCGAGGACGCCGAGGAAGGTGCCTACGCCCCCGAGCTGCGCATCACCGCCACCGTGCGCGCCCTGCCTGCTTGGGCTCCTGTCCAGGATGGGCTCCAGGCCGTGCGCGGCGCGCTGCAACGGCTGCACCTGTTGCTGTCCGTGCGCATGCTGGAGGCCCTGCCGGAACTCGCGGCGCGCATGCCTTCACTGGAGCGCGAGCTGTCCGGCGCCAACACGGAGCTGCAGGAGCTGACGGTGCTCGCAGGGGAACTCTCGGGCGAGGCCGTGGATGGGCGCTGCTACGCCGCCACGGCGGAGCCTCGCCGCCAGCGATGGAGCGTGGGCGCGCAGCCCGTGGACGTCTCCGGCTACGTGTCTCGCGACTTCGCGGCGAGCAAGCGCACGCTCGTCATGGCCTCCGCCACGCTGGGCACCGGCGAGGGTTTCCCGTTCGTGTTGCGGCGGCTCGGACTGGACGGGCGCAACGAGGCACCGGCCCCGCGCCTCTTGCGCGCGAGCACGCCCTTCCAGTTGCGCGAGCAGGCGCTCGTGGTGCTCGTCACGGACGCGCCGCGCGCGCACGAAGAGCCGTTCATCGACTGGGCCGCGGGCCGCGTTTCTGGACTGGCCCAGGTGATGGGAGGCCGACTCCTGGGACTCTTCGCCTCCACGCGGCGACTGGAGCGTGTGGCCCGCGAGGTCCAGTCGCGACTGGAGCCCCACGGCATCGAGGTCATGCGCCAGTCGCGTGGCCACAGTCGCTCGCTCGCGGCGCGTCAGGAGCGGGACACGGGCACGGTGCTGCTGGGCACCAAGAGCTTCTGGCAGGGCGTGGACATCCCCGGGCGCGGCGTGGGCTGCGTCTTCATCGACAAGCTCCCGCTGGAGCCCGCCACCCGTCCGCTGGTGGCCGCGCGCGAGGAGCCCATCGCCAAGGGCAACGAGTACCTGGGCTTCCTCCACTACCGACTGCCGCGCGCGCTGCTCCTGCTGCGGCAAGGCGTGGGGCGGCTGATCCGCTCGGCCTCGGACCGAGGCATCGTCATCGTGGCGGACCCGGGCCACGCCAGCTATCGCCCGCACCTGATGCAGGCCCTGTCGGGCTACCGCGTGGAAGCGCTGCCGTGGGCCCAGGCGCGACTGCTGCTGCACACGGAGTTGAAGGAGATGGGCCTCACCGCCGACAGCACGCGCGTGTGA